A genome region from Acipenser ruthenus chromosome 29, fAciRut3.2 maternal haplotype, whole genome shotgun sequence includes the following:
- the LOC117429619 gene encoding ranBP-type and C3HC4-type zinc finger-containing protein 1-like produces the protein MASAEDSISHTSKEDKTNKAEELALTLTEAISLGDVEAANQSAGQLANLQVSVTVSVHKDAYPKDEIRMKVGVEDVQSQSTVPISMAVYSHMTITQLKEKVNRDYGFHPSLQTWVIGKRLAKDPDTLGSHGVRRDGDTAFLYIRTAKKAQLTKELQQQEEERRLLGEIYTAVNGTLEARGTATLTPKKEQEVLVLAPDPAVAPKPPKPAPPPLKPKPKVGWECPQCTFLNKPTRPGCEICASDRPAGYQIPAQYQPDKEEEQRLHSEEMAMLLYQETMELQKVQNFQSLLDTDLLSLVPNSEEMDCPVCFNTIEPGEGVTLRECLHSVCRECLKGTIINSMDPEVACPYADHEYTCDGKLQDREIKSLLSQQEYQRFLDLRLNIAENRSENSYHCKTADCQGWCIFEDEVNEFLCPLCNKHNCLLCKAIHEGMNCKEYQDDLRIRSENDIAARQTTEMLKTLVENGEAMHCPRCKIIVQKKDGCDWICCVMCKTEICWVTRGPRWGPNGNGDTSGGCGCRFNVARCHPNCQNCH, from the exons ATGGCATCGGCTGAAGACTCCATTTCACACACTTCAAAAGAAGATAAGACAAATAAAG CTGAAGAGTTGGCCCTGACCCTGACTGAAGCTATTAGTTTGGGGGACGTGGAGGCAGCCAATCAAAGTGCAGGGCAGCTGGCGAACCTGCAGGTCTCTGTCACAGTCAGTGTCCACAAGGATGCCTACCCAAAGGATGAAATCCG GATGAAGGTGGGAGTGGAAGACGTCCAGTCCCAGTCCACAGTCCCCATCTCCATGGCTGTGTATTCACACATGACCATCACACAGCTGAAGGAAAAG GTGAACAGAGACTATGGTTTCCACCCGTCACTGCAGACCTGGGTGATAGGAAAGCGCCTGGCCAAGGACCCCGACACGCTGGGGAGCCACGGGGTGAGACGGGACGGGGACACAGCCTTCCTGTACATCAGGACAGCCAAGAAAGCACAGCTGACCAAggagctgcagcagcaggaggaggagaggagactgCTCGGGG aaatCTACACAGCTGTCAACGGAACACTCGAAGCCCGGGGGACAGCTACCTTGACCCCCAAGAAGGAACAGGAAGTGCTGGTGTTGGCGCCTGACCCTGCTGTAGCCCCGAAACCTCCCAAACCTGCACCCCCTCCTCTCAAACCCAAACCTAAG GTTGGCTGGGAGTGCCCTCAGTGCACCTTCCTAAACAAGCCCACCCGGCCCGGCTGTGAGATCTGCGCCTCGGACAGACCAGCGGGCTACCAGATCCCAGCCCAGTATCAGCCGGACAAGGAGGAGGAGCAGAGACTGCACAGCGAGGAGATGGCGATGCTGCTGTACCAGGAG ACGATGGAGCTACAGAAGGTACAAAACTTCCAGAGTCTGCTGGATACCGATCTGCTCAGCCTGGTCCCCAACAGCGAGGAGATGGACTGCCCTGTCTGCTTCAACACCATTGAGCCAGGAGAGGGCGTCACTCTGCGGGAGTGTCTGCACAGCGTCTGCAG GGAGTGCCTCAAAGGAACGATTATCAACAGCATGGACCCCGAGGTGGCCTGCCCGTACGCCGACCATGAATACACCTGTGATGGGAAGCTGCAAGACAGGGAAATCAAATCC CTGCTGTCCCAGCAGGAGTACCAGCGGTTCCTAGACCTGAGGCTCAACATCGCAGAGAACCGCAGTGAGAACAGCTACCACTGCAAGACAGCGGACTGCCAGGGCTGGTGCATCTTCGAGGACGAGGTGAACGAGTTCCTGTGCCCGCTCTGCAACAAACACAACTGCCTGCTCTGCAAG GCGATTCATGAAGGAATGAACTGTAAGGAGTACCAGGACGATCTCCGGATCAGATCGGAGAACGATATCGCTGCCAGGCAGACCACGGAGATGCTCAAG ACCCTGGTGGAGAATGGGGAGGCGATGCACTGTCCCAGGTGTAAGATCATCGTGCAGAAGAAGGACGGTTGTGACTGGATCTGCTGCGTGATGTGCAAGACGGAGATCTGCTGGGTGACCAGGGGCCCGCGCTGGGGGCCGAAT GGTAATGGGGATACCTCGGGAGGGTGTGGCTGCAGATTCAACGTGGCACGCTGTCACCCCAACTGCCAGAACTGCCACTGA
- the LOC117964509 gene encoding tribbles homolog 3-like isoform X1 gives MIPATAVYLSRSFSYGLYVCRQAVVFACGLAFSTGLFLLRKMSLNEQQRASRTLPLRLKRLDFEDPKDTDTPKCKRPRFSQPPSSPGLPPLSQSSCPGVSDHSISRVGPYVLLEATEGGHSYGAVHSVTEREYTCKVLSMKRYHELIAPYARLPAHEHISRIAEIVTGEHSVYVFFARSHGDMHSYVRSCKRLREEEASSLFGQMAEAVAHCHQHGVVLRDLKLRKFVFTDKQRTKLVLENLEDSCLLKGEDDSLTDKHGCPAYVGPEILNSKHSYSGKAADVWSLGVVLYTMLVGRYPFQDVEPAALFSKIRKGVFTIPESLSPKARCLIRNMLRKSPAERLSASETLLHPWLNCTSMASLSAPPNPADKTSPDQVVPDFDKYEGRD, from the exons ATGATACCCGCTACAGCTGTGTATCTCTCCAGATCCTTTTCATACGGTTTATATGTGTGCAGGCAGGCGGTGGTTTTTGCATGTGGTCTGGCGTTTTCAACGGGTCTTTTTTTGCTTCGCAAG ATGAGCCTTAACGAGCAGCAGAGGGCGTCTCGCACCCTCCCGCTGAGGCTGAAGAGGCTTGATTTCGAGGACCCCAAGGATACTGACACTCCCAAATGCAAGCGCCCCCGCTTCAGCCAGCCGCCCTCCTCTCCAGGGCTGCCCCCCCTCTCCCAGAGCTCCTGCCCTGGGGTCTCGGACCACAGCATCTCCCGGGTCGGGCCCTACGTGCTGCTGGAGGCCACCGAGGGAGGCCACTCCTACGGCGCAGTCCACAGCGTCACCGAGCGGGAGTACACGTGCAAG GTGTTGTCCATGAAGAGGTACCACGAGCTGATCGCCCCCTATGCCCGACTGCCGGCCCACGAGCACATCAGCAGGATCGCGGAGATCGTCACGGGGGAGCACAGCGTGTACGTGTTCTTCGCGCGCAGTCACGGCGACATGCACTCCTACGTGCGCTCGTGCAAGCGGCTGCGCGAGGAGGAGGCCTCGTCCCTCTTCGGGCAGATGGCGGAGGCCGTGGCGCACTGCCACCAGCACGGCGTGGTCCTGCGAGACCTGAAGCTGCGCAAGTTTGTGTTCACCGACAAGCAGAG AACTAAGCTGGTACTGGAAAACCTTGAAGATTCttgccttcttaaaggggaagacGACTCGTTGACTGACAAACACGGCTGCCCGGCGTATGTGGGACCGGAGATCCTGAACTCCAAGCACTCCTACTCTGGGAAGGCGGCGGACGTGTGGAGTCTGGGGGTGGTGCTGTACACCATGCTGGTGGGACGGTACCCCTTCCAGGACGTGGAGCCCGCCGCCCTCTTCAGCAAAATCCGAAAGGGGGTCTTCACCATTCCGGAATCCCTCTCTCCGAAGGCCAGGTGCCTGATCCGCAACATGCTCCGGAAATCCCCAGCGGAGAGACTGAGCGCCAGCGAGACCCTGCTCCACCCCTGGCTCAACTGCACCAGCATGGCGTCCCTCAGCGCCCCCCCCAACCCAGCCGACAAAACCAGTCCCGATCAGGTGGTGCCCGACTTCGACAAATACGAGGGCAGAGACTGA
- the LOC117429625 gene encoding repressor of RNA polymerase III transcription MAF1 homolog isoform X1 → MKLLENSSFEAMNTQLTIETGDCQIIGRIESYSCKMAGEDKQMFKQFCQEGLPHVLEALSPPQTSGVSPNKQSQSQSGDEGEGPLSDQCSRKTLFYLIATLNASFRPDYDFSRAKSHDFSREPSLNWVFNAVNSSLSSAAGEEFNRLQPQLWQAVDDEICLSECDIYSYNPDLDSDPYGEEGNLWSFNYFFYNKRLKRIVFFTCRSVSLFMAPRDSGLGNDLDLELEEGSFEEEGNMDEERWALVCGALCA, encoded by the exons atgaAACTCCTTGAAAATTCGAGTTTCGAAGCCATGAATACACAGCTTACAATTGAAACTGGAGACTGCCAGATTATTGGACG AATTGAGAGTTACTCCTGCAAGATGGCCGGCGAGGACAAGCAGATGTTTAAGCAGTTCTGCCAGGAGGGGTTGCCACACGTTCTGGAGGCTCTGTCCCCTCCACAGACCAGCGGAGTCAGCCCCAACAA GCAGAGCCAAAGCCAGAGTGGAGACGAGGGGGAGGGGCCTCTCTCGGACCAATGCAGCCGCAAGACGCTGTTCTACCTGATCGCCACGCTCAATGCCTCCTTCAGACCGGACTATGACTTCAGCAGGGCAAAGAGCCACGACTTCAGCAGAGAGCCCAGTCTCAACTGG GTTTTCAATGCTGTCAACAGCAGCCTGTCCTCTGCGGCTGGAGAGGAGTTCAAccggctccagccacagctctgGCAGGCCGTCGACGATGAGATCTGCCTCTCTGAGTGcgatatctacag CTATAACCCTGATCTAGATTCTGATCCTTATGGAGAGGAAGGAAATCTGTGGTCCTTTAATTACTTTTTCTACAACAAGAGACTGAAAAGGATAGTCTTTTTCACATGCCGTTCAGTCAG TTTGTTCATGGCCCCACGGGACTCCGGCCTGGGGAATGATCTGGATCTGGAGCTGGAGGAGGGCAGCTTTGAAGAAGAGGGGAATATGGATGAAGAGAGGTGGGCCTTGGT gTGTGGCGCTTTGTGTGCTTGA
- the LOC117429625 gene encoding repressor of RNA polymerase III transcription MAF1 homolog isoform X2, translated as MKLLENSSFEAMNTQLTIETGDCQIIGRIESYSCKMAGEDKQMFKQFCQEGLPHVLEALSPPQTSGVSPNKQSQSQSGDEGEGPLSDQCSRKTLFYLIATLNASFRPDYDFSRAKSHDFSREPSLNWVFNAVNSSLSSAAGEEFNRLQPQLWQAVDDEICLSECDIYSYNPDLDSDPYGEEGNLWSFNYFFYNKRLKRIVFFTCRSVSLFMAPRDSGLGNDLDLELEEGSFEEEGNMDEERCGALCA; from the exons atgaAACTCCTTGAAAATTCGAGTTTCGAAGCCATGAATACACAGCTTACAATTGAAACTGGAGACTGCCAGATTATTGGACG AATTGAGAGTTACTCCTGCAAGATGGCCGGCGAGGACAAGCAGATGTTTAAGCAGTTCTGCCAGGAGGGGTTGCCACACGTTCTGGAGGCTCTGTCCCCTCCACAGACCAGCGGAGTCAGCCCCAACAA GCAGAGCCAAAGCCAGAGTGGAGACGAGGGGGAGGGGCCTCTCTCGGACCAATGCAGCCGCAAGACGCTGTTCTACCTGATCGCCACGCTCAATGCCTCCTTCAGACCGGACTATGACTTCAGCAGGGCAAAGAGCCACGACTTCAGCAGAGAGCCCAGTCTCAACTGG GTTTTCAATGCTGTCAACAGCAGCCTGTCCTCTGCGGCTGGAGAGGAGTTCAAccggctccagccacagctctgGCAGGCCGTCGACGATGAGATCTGCCTCTCTGAGTGcgatatctacag CTATAACCCTGATCTAGATTCTGATCCTTATGGAGAGGAAGGAAATCTGTGGTCCTTTAATTACTTTTTCTACAACAAGAGACTGAAAAGGATAGTCTTTTTCACATGCCGTTCAGTCAG TTTGTTCATGGCCCCACGGGACTCCGGCCTGGGGAATGATCTGGATCTGGAGCTGGAGGAGGGCAGCTTTGAAGAAGAGGGGAATATGGATGAAGAGAG gTGTGGCGCTTTGTGTGCTTGA
- the LOC117964509 gene encoding tribbles homolog 3-like isoform X2 — translation MSLNEQQRASRTLPLRLKRLDFEDPKDTDTPKCKRPRFSQPPSSPGLPPLSQSSCPGVSDHSISRVGPYVLLEATEGGHSYGAVHSVTEREYTCKVLSMKRYHELIAPYARLPAHEHISRIAEIVTGEHSVYVFFARSHGDMHSYVRSCKRLREEEASSLFGQMAEAVAHCHQHGVVLRDLKLRKFVFTDKQRTKLVLENLEDSCLLKGEDDSLTDKHGCPAYVGPEILNSKHSYSGKAADVWSLGVVLYTMLVGRYPFQDVEPAALFSKIRKGVFTIPESLSPKARCLIRNMLRKSPAERLSASETLLHPWLNCTSMASLSAPPNPADKTSPDQVVPDFDKYEGRD, via the exons ATGAGCCTTAACGAGCAGCAGAGGGCGTCTCGCACCCTCCCGCTGAGGCTGAAGAGGCTTGATTTCGAGGACCCCAAGGATACTGACACTCCCAAATGCAAGCGCCCCCGCTTCAGCCAGCCGCCCTCCTCTCCAGGGCTGCCCCCCCTCTCCCAGAGCTCCTGCCCTGGGGTCTCGGACCACAGCATCTCCCGGGTCGGGCCCTACGTGCTGCTGGAGGCCACCGAGGGAGGCCACTCCTACGGCGCAGTCCACAGCGTCACCGAGCGGGAGTACACGTGCAAG GTGTTGTCCATGAAGAGGTACCACGAGCTGATCGCCCCCTATGCCCGACTGCCGGCCCACGAGCACATCAGCAGGATCGCGGAGATCGTCACGGGGGAGCACAGCGTGTACGTGTTCTTCGCGCGCAGTCACGGCGACATGCACTCCTACGTGCGCTCGTGCAAGCGGCTGCGCGAGGAGGAGGCCTCGTCCCTCTTCGGGCAGATGGCGGAGGCCGTGGCGCACTGCCACCAGCACGGCGTGGTCCTGCGAGACCTGAAGCTGCGCAAGTTTGTGTTCACCGACAAGCAGAG AACTAAGCTGGTACTGGAAAACCTTGAAGATTCttgccttcttaaaggggaagacGACTCGTTGACTGACAAACACGGCTGCCCGGCGTATGTGGGACCGGAGATCCTGAACTCCAAGCACTCCTACTCTGGGAAGGCGGCGGACGTGTGGAGTCTGGGGGTGGTGCTGTACACCATGCTGGTGGGACGGTACCCCTTCCAGGACGTGGAGCCCGCCGCCCTCTTCAGCAAAATCCGAAAGGGGGTCTTCACCATTCCGGAATCCCTCTCTCCGAAGGCCAGGTGCCTGATCCGCAACATGCTCCGGAAATCCCCAGCGGAGAGACTGAGCGCCAGCGAGACCCTGCTCCACCCCTGGCTCAACTGCACCAGCATGGCGTCCCTCAGCGCCCCCCCCAACCCAGCCGACAAAACCAGTCCCGATCAGGTGGTGCCCGACTTCGACAAATACGAGGGCAGAGACTGA